The Verrucomicrobiota bacterium genome includes a region encoding these proteins:
- a CDS encoding ATP-dependent 6-phosphofructokinase: MKIKRIGILTAGGDCPGLNAAVRGVGKAALGHGIEVIGICDGFLGLINNHTLRLDKTALAGILTVGGTILGTSRIKPHRHEVDGKVCDLRDVIIRNFKKSRLDALVCIGGGGTQKNALRLVEKGLNVVTLPKTIDNDVALTDTSFGFDTALGIATEAIDRLHSTAHSHHRIIVAEVMGHRAGWLTLGAGIAGGADVILIPELPYDVEKIAKAIRRRSEKGTNFSIVAVAEGALAREDANRFKQAKQRKARAGSQAELLKAKAELAALDRQHTGNTLRLSGQLEALTGLESRVTILGYVQRGGTPSAVDRLLATRLGTACVEFIQQGVFGVMIAARGDGVYPVAIKDVAGTRKDVPLHHPWIESARAVGTCLGD; encoded by the coding sequence ATGAAAATAAAGCGAATCGGAATTCTGACCGCTGGCGGCGATTGTCCCGGCCTCAATGCCGCCGTGCGCGGTGTTGGGAAAGCGGCGTTGGGACACGGCATTGAAGTCATTGGTATTTGCGATGGTTTCCTGGGTTTGATCAATAATCACACTCTGCGGCTGGATAAAACCGCGCTCGCGGGTATTTTGACCGTGGGCGGCACCATTCTGGGGACGAGCCGCATCAAGCCGCATCGTCATGAAGTGGATGGCAAAGTGTGCGATCTGCGGGATGTCATCATCAGGAACTTCAAGAAAAGCCGCCTGGATGCGCTCGTGTGCATCGGCGGCGGTGGCACGCAAAAAAATGCCCTTCGGCTGGTCGAAAAAGGGCTAAACGTCGTCACCCTGCCCAAGACCATTGATAACGACGTTGCCTTGACCGACACCAGTTTTGGTTTCGACACCGCCTTGGGGATCGCGACCGAAGCGATTGACCGGCTCCACAGCACGGCGCACAGCCATCACCGCATTATTGTTGCGGAAGTCATGGGACATCGAGCCGGCTGGTTGACCTTGGGAGCCGGGATTGCGGGGGGGGCGGACGTTATCCTGATTCCCGAGCTTCCTTATGACGTGGAAAAAATCGCGAAGGCGATTCGCCGCCGCAGCGAAAAGGGAACCAATTTCTCCATTGTGGCGGTGGCTGAGGGGGCGCTGGCCCGCGAGGATGCCAACCGCTTCAAGCAGGCCAAGCAACGCAAGGCACGCGCCGGTTCCCAGGCGGAACTCTTGAAAGCCAAGGCGGAATTGGCCGCCTTGGATCGGCAACATACGGGGAACACCTTGCGGCTTTCCGGCCAGCTTGAAGCGCTGACGGGCCTGGAATCCCGCGTGACCATTCTTGGGTACGTTCAGCGGGGCGGAACTCCATCCGCCGTGGATCGGCTTTTGGCGACGCGGCTGGGCACAGCCTGCGTGGAGTTTATCCAGCAAGGCGTTTTTGGCGTCATGATTGCCGCGCGCGGCGATGGCGTGTACCCCGTGGCCATCAAGGATGTGGCAGGCACGCGCAAGGATGTGCCGCTGCATCATCCGTGGATTGAAAGTGCGCGTGCGGTTGGCACGTGCCTGGGTGATTGA
- a CDS encoding bifunctional nuclease domain-containing protein, which produces MNNEVIAVEIRGIVPSNSGCAIFIGNDQKVFIIQVELNMGAVIGMFMRDTTKERPLTHDLMLNMFKGFGISVERVVITKLQSSTYFARLILQQQNELGRKIVELDARPSDCLALAAAQKRPIFVTAALFSQVEDMSEVLQKLNHPSDEPGNEPE; this is translated from the coding sequence ATGAATAACGAAGTCATAGCGGTCGAGATACGCGGAATCGTGCCATCCAACAGTGGCTGCGCGATCTTCATCGGCAATGACCAGAAGGTGTTTATCATCCAGGTCGAGTTGAACATGGGCGCGGTCATCGGCATGTTCATGCGCGATACCACCAAGGAACGCCCGCTCACGCACGATCTGATGCTGAACATGTTCAAGGGCTTCGGCATCTCGGTGGAACGCGTGGTCATCACCAAGCTGCAAAGCAGCACGTATTTCGCCCGGCTGATCCTGCAACAGCAGAATGAACTGGGCCGAAAAATCGTGGAATTGGACGCGCGCCCTTCTGATTGCCTGGCGCTCGCCGCCGCCCAGAAACGCCCCATCTTTGTCACCGCCGCGCTCTTCAGCCAGGTGGAAGACATGTCCGAGGTGTTGCAGAAACTGAATCATCCCTCCGATGAGCCGGGCAACGAGCCGGAATAA
- a CDS encoding sigma-70 family RNA polymerase sigma factor, with the protein MHYDGDSAVKLYLREIGQVKLLTAQEEIDLAARIKRGDKKAREAMIKANLRLVVKIAHDYENLGLPLLDLISEGNLGLIKAVERFDPAKGGKLSTYGAWWIKQAIKRALANQSKTIRLPVHLVDKIGRMRRVATRMQEELSREPTDEELAGEMGVPTRRVTQLRSAGMRPTSLDAPISNDDTNTYSDVIADEQADDPSDQLEEHGLSDMLREMVKTLPPREAEILSYRFGLDGGPERTLEDVGVKFAVTRERIRQIQNIALRKLRKMINKLDNKSD; encoded by the coding sequence ATGCATTACGATGGCGATTCCGCCGTCAAACTCTACCTGCGCGAGATTGGACAGGTCAAATTATTGACCGCCCAAGAAGAAATTGACCTGGCGGCACGCATCAAACGCGGTGATAAAAAAGCGCGGGAAGCCATGATCAAGGCTAATCTGCGTTTGGTGGTTAAAATCGCCCATGACTACGAAAATCTGGGACTGCCGCTGCTGGACCTCATCAGTGAAGGGAATCTGGGGCTCATCAAAGCGGTCGAGCGGTTCGATCCCGCCAAGGGCGGCAAACTCTCCACGTATGGCGCCTGGTGGATCAAGCAAGCGATCAAACGGGCGTTGGCCAACCAATCCAAGACCATCCGCCTGCCCGTGCATTTGGTGGATAAAATTGGCCGCATGCGGCGGGTGGCAACCCGAATGCAGGAAGAGCTGAGCCGCGAACCCACCGATGAAGAGCTGGCCGGAGAAATGGGGGTTCCAACGCGCCGGGTGACCCAGTTGCGATCTGCCGGGATGCGGCCCACCTCGTTGGACGCGCCCATTAGCAATGACGATACCAATACCTATAGCGACGTAATCGCGGACGAACAAGCCGACGACCCGTCCGACCAATTGGAGGAACATGGCCTCAGCGACATGTTGCGCGAAATGGTCAAAACCCTGCCGCCACGGGAAGCTGAAATCCTTAGCTACCGGTTTGGCCTTGATGGCGGCCCGGAGCGAACACTGGAAGACGTCGGCGTCAAATTTGCCGTTACCCGCGAACGCATCCGGCAAATCCAAAACATCGCCCTGCGCAAATTGCGGAAAATGATAAATAAGCTGGATAATAAATCGGATTAA
- the dnaB gene encoding replicative DNA helicase has product MDTEMTAVNAGPGDDSKRPPRNQGNGRRMGAPSAAVDRLPPHSIEAEQGVLGCIMLAPNECIGDCITKFKSQTKVFYDLRHQVIYEMLVEMYDQKEAIDTLTLFQRPKDKQQVEMVGGLAYLASLPEKVPSAANLMYYAEIIWEKSLLRKMLRTCTDIVGEIYDFEGEVDRLLDTVETQILRLSEERVEQDSNSIKDLVHKAIDQIEHYHQNQGILEGIPTGFSDLDKMTSGLRAGEMIVIAARPSMGKTSLAMNIAEHVAVDHKLPVGVFSLEMTAASLVMRLLCSRARINLRKIQGGFINELDFTRLTTAAGQLSGSPLIIDDTSGLSILQLRAKARRMHQQYGIKLLVIDYLQLLHSTAQRAKDNRQQEIADISNGIKALAKELKMPVIVLSQLNRELEKNKGRKPQLSDLRESGAIEQDADLVGLLYAPSSEDEESEQPADGDCRAVNLLIAKQRNGPTGDVHLTFLRGITRFENASKVSAEDMH; this is encoded by the coding sequence ATGGACACAGAAATGACAGCAGTGAATGCCGGACCGGGTGACGATTCCAAGCGTCCACCCCGCAATCAAGGCAATGGCAGAAGAATGGGCGCTCCGTCCGCTGCGGTGGATCGCCTGCCGCCGCATTCCATTGAAGCGGAGCAAGGCGTGCTCGGTTGCATCATGCTGGCCCCCAACGAATGCATTGGTGATTGCATTACCAAATTCAAGAGCCAGACCAAGGTGTTTTACGATCTTCGCCACCAGGTTATCTACGAAATGCTGGTGGAGATGTATGATCAGAAGGAGGCGATTGACACCCTCACCCTGTTCCAGCGCCCCAAGGACAAGCAGCAGGTGGAAATGGTGGGTGGTCTGGCCTACCTGGCCTCCCTGCCCGAAAAAGTTCCTTCCGCCGCCAATCTCATGTATTATGCCGAGATTATCTGGGAGAAATCTCTGCTTCGCAAAATGCTCCGCACCTGTACGGATATCGTTGGGGAAATCTACGATTTTGAAGGGGAAGTGGACCGCTTGCTGGACACGGTGGAAACCCAGATTCTGCGGCTGAGCGAAGAACGGGTGGAGCAGGATTCCAACAGCATCAAGGACTTGGTGCATAAGGCCATTGATCAGATCGAACATTATCACCAAAACCAAGGCATCCTCGAAGGCATTCCGACCGGATTCAGCGATCTGGACAAAATGACCAGCGGATTGCGCGCCGGGGAAATGATCGTCATTGCCGCCCGCCCCAGCATGGGCAAGACCTCCCTGGCAATGAACATCGCGGAACATGTGGCGGTGGATCACAAACTGCCAGTCGGGGTATTCAGCTTGGAAATGACCGCCGCTTCCCTGGTCATGCGGCTCCTCTGTTCCCGGGCCCGAATCAATCTGCGGAAAATCCAGGGGGGGTTCATCAACGAGTTGGATTTTACCCGCCTGACGACTGCCGCCGGCCAGTTGTCCGGTTCCCCATTGATTATTGACGACACCTCGGGATTATCCATCTTGCAGTTGCGTGCCAAAGCCCGCCGGATGCACCAACAATACGGAATCAAGCTTTTAGTGATTGACTACTTGCAACTGCTCCATTCTACTGCGCAGCGTGCGAAGGACAACCGGCAACAGGAGATTGCCGATATTTCCAACGGCATCAAAGCCTTGGCCAAGGAATTGAAGATGCCGGTGATTGTTCTGAGCCAGTTAAATCGCGAATTGGAAAAGAATAAAGGGCGCAAGCCGCAACTGTCTGACTTGCGCGAATCAGGTGCTATTGAGCAAGATGCCGACTTGGTGGGATTGCTGTACGCTCCCAGTTCGGAAGATGAAGAGTCCGAGCAGCCGGCAGATGGCGATTGCCGGGCGGTGAACCTGTTGATAGCCAAGCAGCGCAACGGGCCGACCGGTGATGTGCATCTGACCTTTTTGCGTGGAATAACGCGGTTTGAAAACGCCTCCAAGGTCAGCGCGGAGGATATGCATTAA
- a CDS encoding adenine phosphoribosyltransferase has translation MSNITAVEIARHIRTVPDFPKPGIQFKDITPVLSDARLFAASIELLTANFAPGSVDAIVGIDARGFIFAAAAAMRLQAGFVPVRKKGKLPYQTIEQSYDLEYGSNTIAIHVDALKPGDKVLLIDDLLATGGTAAAAVHLVQKIGAEILQVGFLIELSFLKGREKLPGLPIQSLVIY, from the coding sequence ATGAGCAATATTACTGCTGTTGAAATTGCCCGACATATTCGCACGGTGCCAGACTTCCCCAAGCCTGGCATTCAGTTTAAGGACATTACACCGGTCCTGTCCGATGCGCGCCTGTTTGCCGCCAGCATTGAATTACTTACCGCCAATTTTGCACCGGGAAGCGTGGATGCCATCGTCGGGATTGACGCCCGTGGGTTTATCTTCGCCGCCGCCGCCGCCATGCGCCTGCAAGCCGGCTTTGTGCCGGTGCGCAAAAAAGGCAAGTTGCCCTATCAGACCATCGAGCAAAGCTACGATTTGGAATACGGCTCCAATACCATTGCCATTCATGTAGATGCGTTGAAACCCGGCGACAAAGTGCTGTTGATTGACGATCTGCTGGCCACCGGCGGTACCGCCGCCGCCGCCGTTCATCTGGTGCAAAAAATCGGTGCCGAAATCCTGCAAGTGGGATTCCTGATCGAACTCAGTTTCCTGAAAGGCCGTGAGAAGCTCCCCGGTCTGCCGATCCAATCACTGGTCATCTACTGA
- the holA gene encoding DNA polymerase III subunit delta has protein sequence MAVASTKTSNPLALIHGDDDYNVRQRARALFDQWCQELGGMDHEIVEAGANTVDEAVRCLRRLREALNTLPFFGGGKVVWFKDCTFLGDDRTAGSATITENLSALGEDLKVFKWDNVRLLISAAKVDKRKSFYKTIEKNGTVEVFAGLSLETKDWADQAERHVFKEIQTRNKEIAEEALAELVTRVGPNLRQLTSEAEKLSLYVGDRKQIGLRDVLAVVSQNKQARAFALGDALGDRNLPKLLRTLDEELWAMQFDKKKSEVGMLYGLISKVRAMLFMKEAMREKLLSPTSSYGPFKAQLERLPAEKFAAQKEFSPLATNPYVLFRAAQQSQNYTSDELVRAMNLLLQCNIKLVTSGADEAIVLQQTVMAIAGQPPGRVR, from the coding sequence ATGGCCGTCGCTTCCACCAAAACCAGCAATCCCCTGGCCCTGATCCACGGGGATGACGATTACAATGTGCGCCAGCGTGCCCGGGCGCTCTTTGACCAATGGTGCCAGGAACTGGGGGGCATGGACCACGAAATCGTGGAGGCCGGCGCCAATACGGTGGATGAGGCGGTGCGTTGCCTGCGCCGGCTGCGCGAAGCGCTGAATACCTTGCCGTTTTTTGGCGGCGGCAAAGTGGTCTGGTTCAAGGATTGCACCTTTCTGGGCGATGACCGTACGGCCGGTTCGGCTACCATCACCGAAAACCTGTCCGCCTTGGGCGAAGACTTGAAGGTGTTCAAATGGGACAACGTGCGCCTGCTGATCAGCGCCGCGAAGGTGGATAAGCGCAAGAGTTTTTATAAAACCATCGAGAAAAACGGGACGGTGGAAGTGTTTGCCGGGCTCAGCTTGGAAACCAAGGACTGGGCCGACCAGGCCGAGCGACATGTCTTCAAGGAAATCCAGACCCGGAACAAGGAAATTGCCGAGGAAGCACTGGCGGAACTGGTGACCCGCGTCGGGCCCAACCTGCGCCAACTCACCAGCGAGGCGGAGAAGCTTTCCCTATACGTGGGTGACCGCAAACAGATTGGGTTGCGTGATGTGTTGGCCGTCGTCAGCCAGAACAAGCAGGCGCGCGCCTTTGCCTTGGGCGACGCCTTGGGCGACCGCAACCTGCCGAAACTGCTGCGCACCCTCGACGAGGAATTGTGGGCCATGCAGTTTGATAAAAAGAAAAGCGAAGTCGGGATGTTGTATGGGCTGATTTCCAAGGTGCGGGCGATGCTGTTCATGAAGGAAGCGATGCGCGAGAAACTGTTGTCGCCCACCAGTAGTTACGGTCCGTTTAAGGCCCAACTGGAACGGTTGCCGGCGGAAAAATTCGCCGCGCAAAAGGAGTTCAGCCCCCTGGCCACCAACCCGTACGTGCTGTTTCGCGCCGCACAGCAATCCCAAAACTACACCTCGGATGAACTGGTGCGCGCAATGAACCTGCTGCTCCAGTGCAATATCAAACTGGTCACCTCGGGGGCGGATGAAGCCATTGTGCTGCAACAAACGGTGATGGCAATTGCCGGGCAGCCGCCGGGACGCGTCCGCTGA
- a CDS encoding STAS domain-containing protein has translation MKESSGRLGVSVTEQGVCIRIAGRATCAISVDFQHLLEDCAEQGSRRFILDLDQCLTMDSTFLGTLAAFNERLAEQPASNPPAAILLYHPTDRIRTLLDNLGIAERFPLADTGDWQQGKFEEIQCGQGVPDKTELIRASLKAHQTLMAVNPDNVPKFKDVVSMLEDDLKNNQGES, from the coding sequence ATGAAAGAGTCGTCAGGCAGATTGGGTGTGAGTGTGACGGAGCAAGGCGTCTGTATCCGCATTGCGGGACGGGCTACCTGCGCCATCAGTGTGGATTTTCAACATCTGCTGGAAGATTGCGCTGAGCAGGGCAGCCGCCGTTTCATTCTGGATCTGGACCAATGCCTGACCATGGATAGCACCTTTCTGGGCACCTTGGCGGCGTTTAATGAGCGCCTCGCCGAGCAGCCCGCCTCGAACCCGCCCGCCGCCATCCTCTTATACCATCCGACGGATCGTATCCGCACACTGTTGGACAACCTGGGTATCGCGGAACGGTTTCCCCTCGCGGACACGGGCGACTGGCAGCAGGGAAAATTTGAGGAAATCCAGTGCGGTCAGGGCGTGCCGGACAAAACGGAGCTGATTCGCGCCTCGCTGAAGGCGCATCAAACTCTCATGGCCGTCAACCCCGACAATGTCCCCAAATTCAAGGACGTGGTGTCCATGCTCGAAGATGACCTGAAGAACAACCAAGGCGAATCGTAG
- a CDS encoding bifunctional serine/threonine-protein kinase/formylglycine-generating enzyme family protein, with protein sequence MASPLGNAGFVSGQTVGAGRFVLERLLGQGGMGQVWLAQDETLHESVALKFISPLLRTDATAIDALKRETAKARKLHHPHIVGIYEFHAFPGELPFVAMEYVAGRNLAELRCDQPNRVLRWATLRPWVQQLCEALHYAHLEGVIHRDLKPGNLMLDGKERLKLADFGIAAVVHQSVNRVSVQSASSGTPAYMSLQQLQGERPAVTDDVYSLGATLYELLTSEPPYTAHPAAMLAVMLEMPVPPLAERLQALGLENPVPADVCAVLLACLDKAPEKRPPSAKAVWEQLENAEGKRQKAEVNSGSGVSPVPGVTPPVVQESPKLGLLQQLLQKFLPKPKGSSALAWRNSLGMPFVPVSGTTVRFCIWPTRVQDYRAFVAATQHPWLDLVPPITQSPTHPAVMVNWEDAQAFCKWLTRQEQTVGNLRVNQYYRLPTDAEWSVAVGLPAETGNTPKEKDGQIAGVYPWGQEWPAPPGAGQYLGDGTRGTVSVGRCSPNQFGLYDLGGNVWEWCEDLYDPPKKHRVQRGASWNNGAPKDMLSSHRNYSSPTGRVSMFGFRVVLAETLVDEPAKAQAEAEEEKRQREAAQAQQALAEQKAKDEAAARLTEEQRLKALADQKAREAAAAEQAEEEARLNALAEEKLRAEAERQRATGEEVKLAEVPQETPPDSNGARISDPPGGAGEVSEVQQAAGVPEANKATRVGSPALIWAGIAALLTLLALGGWYLGKQLPGQRLEQAQATATTASPLIKATVPQNSAPTTTAVVKLPLLSKVLAACRT encoded by the coding sequence ATGGCAAGTCCCCTTGGCAATGCAGGCTTTGTTTCCGGCCAAACGGTCGGAGCGGGGCGCTTTGTGCTGGAGCGATTGCTCGGGCAGGGCGGCATGGGGCAGGTCTGGCTGGCGCAGGATGAGACCTTGCACGAATCGGTGGCCCTTAAGTTCATCTCTCCCTTGTTGCGGACGGATGCGACTGCCATTGACGCCCTGAAGCGGGAAACTGCCAAGGCCCGCAAACTGCACCATCCCCATATCGTTGGGATCTATGAATTCCACGCGTTTCCGGGGGAACTGCCCTTTGTGGCGATGGAATATGTGGCGGGGCGGAATCTGGCGGAACTGCGCTGTGACCAACCCAACCGGGTGCTCCGCTGGGCCACGCTTCGGCCTTGGGTACAGCAATTGTGCGAGGCGCTGCACTATGCGCACTTGGAAGGCGTGATCCACCGAGACCTGAAGCCGGGGAACTTGATGTTGGATGGCAAGGAGCGGCTGAAACTGGCGGATTTTGGGATAGCGGCGGTGGTGCATCAGTCGGTCAACCGGGTATCGGTGCAATCTGCCAGCAGTGGGACGCCGGCATACATGAGCTTGCAGCAACTGCAGGGCGAGCGCCCGGCGGTGACGGATGATGTCTATTCGCTGGGGGCAACGTTGTATGAATTGCTGACCAGTGAGCCGCCCTATACGGCCCATCCGGCGGCGATGCTGGCGGTGATGCTGGAAATGCCGGTGCCACCCTTGGCGGAGCGCCTGCAAGCCTTGGGCCTGGAGAATCCCGTCCCGGCGGATGTGTGCGCTGTGCTGCTGGCCTGCCTCGATAAAGCACCGGAGAAACGTCCGCCCAGCGCCAAAGCAGTTTGGGAACAGTTGGAAAATGCAGAAGGCAAAAGGCAAAAGGCAGAAGTAAACAGTGGCTCGGGCGTCTCGCCCGTGCCGGGGGTAACTCCGCCGGTTGTGCAAGAATCTCCCAAACTTGGACTACTGCAGCAACTACTTCAAAAGTTCCTGCCAAAGCCCAAGGGCAGTTCCGCGCTAGCGTGGCGCAACAGTTTGGGCATGCCGTTTGTGCCGGTGTCGGGGACCACTGTGCGGTTTTGTATTTGGCCAACGCGGGTCCAGGATTACCGCGCATTTGTCGCGGCCACCCAACACCCTTGGCTCGACCTAGTTCCGCCGATTACACAGAGCCCAACCCACCCCGCCGTGATGGTGAATTGGGAGGATGCCCAGGCGTTCTGCAAATGGCTGACCCGGCAAGAACAAACGGTGGGGAACTTGCGAGTCAACCAGTATTACCGTCTGCCCACAGATGCCGAATGGAGCGTGGCGGTGGGGTTACCAGCAGAAACGGGAAATACACCCAAGGAAAAGGATGGCCAGATCGCGGGGGTTTACCCGTGGGGGCAGGAGTGGCCGGCGCCACCGGGGGCGGGACAGTACTTGGGGGACGGGACACGCGGCACGGTATCCGTGGGGCGCTGTTCCCCCAACCAATTCGGGCTTTACGATCTGGGCGGCAATGTGTGGGAATGGTGCGAGGATTTGTACGACCCGCCCAAGAAACACCGGGTGCAGCGCGGGGCATCTTGGAATAATGGTGCCCCCAAGGATATGTTATCCTCGCATCGCAACTACTCTTCACCGACAGGTAGAGTTTCCATGTTTGGTTTCCGGGTAGTGCTGGCGGAAACTTTGGTGGATGAACCTGCCAAGGCGCAGGCGGAAGCAGAGGAGGAAAAGCGGCAACGTGAGGCGGCGCAAGCGCAACAAGCGTTGGCCGAACAAAAGGCCAAAGACGAGGCAGCGGCACGACTCACAGAAGAGCAACGTCTCAAGGCCTTGGCGGACCAGAAAGCGCGGGAAGCAGCGGCGGCGGAGCAGGCCGAGGAGGAAGCCCGGTTAAACGCTTTGGCGGAGGAAAAACTCCGGGCCGAAGCGGAGCGTCAGCGGGCGACCGGGGAGGAGGTCAAGCTGGCGGAAGTCCCCCAAGAAACGCCGCCGGATTCCAATGGAGCGCGGATCTCCGACCCGCCGGGGGGCGCGGGAGAAGTTTCGGAAGTGCAGCAAGCGGCTGGCGTGCCTGAAGCTAATAAAGCCACGCGGGTCGGGAGCCCTGCGCTCATTTGGGCTGGAATAGCTGCGTTATTGACGCTGCTGGCGTTGGGCGGGTGGTATTTGGGAAAGCAATTACCTGGA